The Eubacteriaceae bacterium Marseille-Q4139 genome has a window encoding:
- a CDS encoding phosphotransferase, whose product MDLISNGNTAEIFEYDSHLICKLFYRNYPSQYAEHEFNNARAVLKSGINTPTAYKMVCIDGCVGIIYDKIDGETLLSKLSNREVQDIWLEKFVNFHKEMISKTVANVMDYKAFLKLLAGDSPELLRKIKGLEDDIRLLHGDFHPANLMVDTARNMVLIDMMNVCKGPAAYDVARTYFLLGHEKQLQRMYLEKMEFELSEIMPYFEVISSLRAKESPK is encoded by the coding sequence ATGGATTTGATTTCAAACGGCAATACAGCTGAAATATTTGAATATGATAGTCATTTAATATGCAAATTATTTTATAGGAATTACCCCTCACAATATGCCGAACATGAATTCAATAATGCGAGAGCTGTACTGAAATCAGGCATCAATACTCCGACTGCTTATAAAATGGTATGCATTGATGGGTGTGTTGGAATTATCTATGATAAAATCGATGGAGAAACCCTCTTATCCAAATTATCAAACAGGGAGGTTCAAGACATATGGCTTGAGAAATTCGTCAATTTTCATAAAGAAATGATAAGTAAAACTGTCGCCAATGTAATGGATTACAAGGCTTTCCTCAAACTGCTCGCCGGGGATTCCCCGGAACTCCTAAGAAAAATCAAAGGCCTGGAAGACGACATACGCCTGCTTCATGGTGATTTCCACCCTGCCAATCTTATGGTGGATACGGCGAGAAATATGGTTTTGATTGACATGATGAATGTCTGCAAGGGACCGGCAGCATATGACGTCGCAAGAACCTATTTTTTGCTTGGACATGAGAAACAGCTGCAAAGAATGTATTTAGAAAAAATGGAATTTGAATTATCCGAAATTATGCCCTATTTCGAGGTGATTTCATCTCTTCGAGCAAAGGAATCCCCAAAATAA